In a genomic window of Candidatus Tumulicola sp.:
- a CDS encoding nuclear transport factor 2 family protein: MRRSLFFVLALALTAAGSTGLAARASSNDSAAIAALYKQFGVAFEHKDLAGIMSVYVPGDSLFVYDVGPPREHRGWNDYREDWKQLFAGFKDNPTFEIIDFGMTIDGDVAFTHGAQRITVNTGRARTTVVVRVTDVLRKINGKWLIVQEHVSIPVDLDTMKPDPLSKP; the protein is encoded by the coding sequence GTGAGAAGATCGCTATTTTTCGTTCTAGCACTCGCTTTGACGGCAGCCGGCTCGACTGGCTTGGCCGCGCGGGCTTCGTCGAACGACTCCGCCGCGATCGCAGCGCTGTACAAGCAGTTCGGCGTTGCGTTCGAACACAAAGATCTCGCCGGGATTATGTCGGTTTACGTGCCGGGCGACAGCCTCTTCGTTTATGATGTCGGGCCGCCTCGCGAACACCGCGGCTGGAACGACTATCGTGAGGATTGGAAGCAGCTCTTCGCGGGGTTCAAGGACAATCCGACCTTCGAGATCATCGATTTCGGAATGACGATCGACGGCGATGTCGCTTTCACGCATGGAGCGCAACGCATAACCGTCAATACGGGCAGAGCCCGCACGACGGTCGTCGTGCGCGTTACCGACGTCTTGCGCAAGATCAACGGCAAATGGCTGATCGTCCAAGAGCACGTCTCGATCCCG